A segment of the Entelurus aequoreus isolate RoL-2023_Sb linkage group LG23, RoL_Eaeq_v1.1, whole genome shotgun sequence genome:
tcgaacccaggttaagaatcaATGTTCTAGGAGGATTGGAGTTGCAAGTGCGATGCGAAATTGAATGTGGAATTAAGAAGCTTCCTATCGGATTCCAATATGGAacaacatatttattttacacagaaaCAAATCACTGTATTATGATGGCTAAATGCAGAAAATTATATGGTTGGTTGTTTATGGATTTCAGTTTCATCCTCCACTTTCTGCATACAAGCAACTGCACAAAGCATTTCCAAAATAATTGTTatttatctttaaaaaataactttgagtcaggctcaggggttcggcggaggtcaagacacacccgactcatcgtgtaaataaaaacttctccctactaCTTCCACAATTGATTGTACACAATATTTCATTAAGGGACAAACAATGCACTAACTATTTTATTACATCATGTCAACACGGTGGAAcatgggttagtgcatgtgcctcacaatacgaaggggtcctgagttcaatcccgggctcgggatctttgtgtgtggagtttgcatgttctccccgtgactgcgtgggttccctccgggtactccggcttcctccaaatacatgcacctggggataggttgattggcaacactaaaatgatctctagtgcagtgtttttcaaccactgtgctgtggcacagtgtgctgtgagatacagtctggtgtgccgtgggagattatctaatttcacctttttgggttaaaaaaatttttttgcgaaccagtaattatagtctgcaaatgatgtgttgttgttgagtgtcggtgctgtctagagcttggcagagtaaccgtgtaatactcttccatatcagtaggtggcagccggtagctaattgctttgtagatgtcggaaacagcgggaggcagtgtgcaggtaaaaaggtgtctaatgcttcaaccaaaaataaacaaaaggtgagtgccgctaagaaaaagcattgaagtttagggaaggctatgcagaacgaaactaaaactgaactggctacaaagttaacaaaaaccgaatgctggacgacagcaaagacttactgcagagcaaagacaatgtacatccaaacatgacatgacaatcaacaatgtccccacaaagaaggattaaaaacaagtaaaatattcttgattgctaaaacaaagtagatgcgggaaatatggctcaaaggaagacatgaaactgctacaggaaaataccaaaaaaagagaaaaagccaccaaaataggagcgcaagacaagaagtaaaacactacacacaggaaaacagcaaaaaagtccaaataagtcagggtttgatgtgacaggtggtgacagtacacctactttgagacaagagctatggtgatgcatgctgggttatgctttaaagtcatatccaacaattgcgacaacgactttttactgtcaactgagtttcgttttttaattatttctgcctgtggtgtgcctctggattttttcaacgcaaaaaatgtgccttggctcaaaaaagttcgaaaaacactgctctagtgtgtgaatgtgagtgtgaatgttgtgtgtctatctgtgttggccctgcgatgagatggcgacttgtccagggtgtaccccgccttccgcccgaacgcagctgagatgggctccagcaccccccgtgaaccCTGAAGGGGAcaggcggtaggaaatggatggatgtcttacAGTTAATTTTTACCCAGGCAAACAGACATTATATACTTATTACATTTGATAAAGACAGcattttaaaaatgcatacaTCTTTTTCCCTTCATCACCACCCAAGGTAAAATAAACTCACTTTAAAGCCATAAACAATATTTTGAGACAGATTCCGTATAGAGGACAACATTAGTATATTTTGTTGTGATGACATAGAAACAAACCACCAaccatgtattttttttcatgtacCAAAGTTGAGtcattttgcaacaatgtttatatggctaaaactagggatgtccgataatggctttttgccgatatccgatattccgatattgtccaactctttaattaccgataccgatatcaaccgatatatgcagtcgtggaattaacacattattatgcctaatttggacaaccatgtatggtgaagataaggtactttttaaaaataataataaaataagataactaaattaaaaacattttcttgaataaaaaagaaagtaaaacaatataaaaacagttacatagaaactagtaattaatgaaaatgagtaaaattaactgttaaaggttagtactattagtggaccagcagcacgcacaatcatgtgtgcttacggactgtatcccttgcagactgtattgatatatattgatatataatgtaggaaccagaatattgataacagaaagaaatggggggagggaggttttttgggttggtgcactaattgtaagtgtatcttgtgttttttatgttgatttaataaaaaattttttttttttttaaaaaacaaaaaccgatacagataataaaaaaacgataccgataatttccgatattacattttaacgcatttatcggccgataatatcggcaggccgatattatcggacatccctagctaaaACCTGTTTTTCCATCATTGTCAACACATTTCTACTCTAATGATATTTTATCTGGTATGCTTCTTCAAAACAGAACCCTTGTGTAACTCTAGATTATGCCTTGCAAAATTCCATATACGTAAATGTAAATTGCAAAATACTCCCCCAAATATACTTGCCTTTAAAATCCTCATCTGTATTTGAAATcccttataattttttttgttttttaaactaaaaatgcCCTAATTGTTTATTCATTCTGTCAATCTATTTTGTAAAAACACTTGTTATAGCAATTCTCTTGTCTCTTGGTTATTCAGTCATGTTCTTATTTCttggttttttaaaaaaaaatttttgtcttTTGTGATTGCTCCCATTTTTGTGGCACGATTCTGCATCTGATTTCTCAAAATTtgtaatgaaaaaacaaacaagtaaacagagGAAGCACGCTCGCTCCAAATGAGTACCAATTCTTTTTGTCCTATGAAATAGTGCTTTGAACGCCTCACACCTCGGACGCTACATTAATAGTGATTACATCTGTTAATTATTCAACTACCCTACAGTAACTGTTGTGAACATTAGGTTGACATTCTATTTCAATATTCTAATGGATAaatgaatattttagtaatctttTGTCTAAACCACAATTGTAGTCCAAGTGTTTGTGTAGGGTTTCTTTTCCTCAGTGTTTTCCtggtgctcagtggcctagtggttagagcagtggttcttaacctgggttcgatcaaaccctagggcttcggtgagtcggcttcaagggttcggcggagcctccgccgcggaggtcaagacacacctgattcatcgtgtaaataataacttctccctatcgctgtattatggatacccccataCAATGTTCCCTCTTatgttccatctgatttgcaggtgtgtaattagtTGTGAgtacatgcactgtgttggttttgttctttgaacaaggtgatgttcatgcacggttcattttgtgcaccagtaaaaaaaaccatataactttgtcttgaatttaaaattattttttaaaatttttcactagagaagggttcggtgaatgcgcatatgaaactggtgggatgcgatacctccaacaaggttaagaaccactgggttagagtgtccgccctgagactggaaggtcgtgagttcaaaccccggccgagtcataccaaagactatacaaatgggacccattacctccctgcttggccctcAGCATCAAAGGCtggaattagggctgcaactaaagattaatttgatagtcgattaatctgtcgattattacttcgattaatcgattaataatcggataaaagagacaaactacatttcaatcctttccagtattttattgaaaaaaacagcatactggcaccatacttattttgatgattgtttctcagctgtttgtacatgttgcagtttataaataaaagtttattaaaaaaataataataataataattattaaaaaaaaaaaaaaaaaaaagcctatgcgcatagcatacatccaacgaatcgatgactaaattattcgccaactatttttataatcgattttaatcgatttaattgattagttgttgcagccctagttggaattgggggttaaatcaccaaaatgattcccgagcgcggccaccgctgctgctcactgctcccctcacctcccagggggtgaacaaggggatgggtcaaatgcggaggacaaatttcaccacagtgtgtgtgtgtgtgtgacaatcattggtactttaacttttaaccttAACTCAGCTGCCTGTGACTGGGTTTTGTCATAGATAAAAACACTTTTATAGCCTATGCATTTTTGCAGCCCATTCGGCATGTCTCCAAAACCCCCCACTTTCCCCGAGTATGAGACAAATTCTGCTGTGATGTTGATAGATCACTAATTTATGTTGCATTTGTCTTTTTGTCAGATGTCAAATGGGTCTCTATTGTGATTTTGACTGCCAGGCCAATGTTTAATCAAAACATTCCTGTTTTTGCTAAAATCACAATCCGATAAGTTCTGTTTTGCTCATTCCTCCACAACTCCAGGGATgggacatttcaccccaaccctTCCCTTGTCTCTCTCATTCCTAATAGCATATAAGATTAGAATGTTTTTTGTCTCACTCTCTCTATCCtgctttcttctttctttctgtagcagcgtAAACATTTCTCCTTTGTAATTCTGGTGTTATTTGGGATTTCAAACACTTAAAACAACTATATGTTTTAATGGACAAAACATAGGTGAGCCCATTGAGACGTTCCTCAACTAATGAGCTGTTTTGTCTCCAGGGCAATCAGCAGCAATTATGGAAACATCATGTATGATCGGCGTGTCATCAGGGGAAACACTTACGCCCAACGCTTCATGTCAGCTGTAAGTACATGACTGTAAAATAGGACTTCATGTTTGCATTCGTCAGGTAATATGTGGGATTGTTCACCGTGTGACAGATGGTGCAGGATGATCAGGTTGAAATACAAAGACAGCAGGAGATCAGGCGGAGAGCCGTGGATCGAAAAAAGAAGATTAGGGAGCCCCTGAGATCTGCAACTCCAGAGGCCGTCGAAGGCAGAAAACACAATGTCGTGCAAACAGGTGAAGTGTGTTCATCAACCTCTGTTTGTATTTCAttatacttgtccagggtgtacaccgccttctgcccgattgtagctgagataggctccagcacccccgcgaccccgaacgggacaagcggtaggaaatggatggatggatatacaaaaattttggttcggtacgtacctcggtttagaggtcacggttcggttaattttcggtacagtaagaaaacaacaaaatatacatttttgggttatttatttaccaaatttgcaaaatcttccaccaaaaatatttttcttactggaatatttgatgtgaagtaatgggaaccttggataggtcaataattcataataacattgattttgattcaatattatgttttgagcaatgacagtttgaaaagaaaaaaaagcagctttgttttattagtcaacattgcaactttttctaaattacatttaacctttaagcttttttatttgacttttgttatgtttttgtttatttgaatagtatttttagaatgtgccgtgggcctttaaaacattagctgtgagccgcaaatggcctccgggggcacacttttgacacccctgctatagatcagtggtccccaaccaccgggccgcgcaagaaatttaaaaaaatttttttttttttttttttttttaaattaagtcaacataaaaaacacgatatatacatattgtgtatgtgtatgtcaatatagatcaatacagtctgcagggatacagtgcgaaagcacacatgattgtatttgtttatggaaaaaaaaaaaaaaatcccccccatcccccttcccccccggtccgtgagacaaattttcaagcgttgaccggtccccagctacaaaaaggttggggacccctgctatagaaaataaaaaattaaatctgataaatctatggataaaaagcagagcctggcgacgcatgcgcgtttatcatagcTCTCTcgttctctctgtctctgccccaatgctgctgcgcgcacaatttgttttgtttttaaccccttcttaaccctgaacgtacattgagaatacacgcaaccctaactcaaaatgccgcacattcaaggcatttaagaaactccgcaaaagaggacatgtctggtgaaaagaggacgtatggtcagtctatcgtagcccgttagctgctagcatgccgtgtgttgtgcctcggtgtgcatttttTACACTACGTgcattacgctacttaatatgtccgtgtggaaactcgttcggtacacctccgaaccgaaccgacacccccgtaccgaaacggttcaatacaaatacacgtaccgttacacccctaatggatATAAGAGCCTGCAAAGTTGTGGTGTCTTTTCAGAGCTTTACCTGGAAGAGTTGAGCTGCATCATACATGTTTCACACACTGAATGCCAGACTGATCCTCTCCTGGACAGACCGGCGTCTCCGCTTTTTATACCTACCAAATCTGGCGAAGATGTTGCAACGCAAGTTGAGGAAGGAGAGGTAGGCATGCCACTCACGACTGAACGGTACTGCTTGATGAGGGAAAAAAGCGATTAAACACATATTTGTCTCATTTTTGTATAGTTGTTTGACTTTGATAGAGAGGTGCAGCCGTTGCTGGAGGTCCTAGTGGGGAAGACCATTGAGCAGTCCCTCCTGGAGGtgatggaggaggaggagctggCTCGTCTGAGGGCCCAGCAGAGGGCCTTTGAGGAGCTCCGGAACGCTGAGCTGGCCGAGGTGCAACGGCTACAGGAGCAGGAGAGGCGCCGGCGGGAGGAAAAGGTATTACGGTGGAAGTACATTTGGTTTTTAACCCCCCAAAAAGGCTTGTGTGGAGATTTGGCAGTACAGTGGAACGCCTCTATTGGCAACCTTTTCGGTCTACGAACCTTTAGATCGAGCAAAACATGCCTCCgtgtgtacgaacgcttcattcattcattaaagtgcactacgcataataaacgcaacattgttaatattgccactacggataatcttaacaaaaactcgtcaaaacagcccaatacctataatatgggctttttaaacataagatcattgtctcccaaggcgttattggttaatgaggtcattagagacaacaatcttaacgtcattggtcttagcgaaacctggctcaaaccggacgaattttttgcgctcaatgaggcatctcctaactatacgaatgcgcatgttgcccgtcctcttaaaaggggagggggtgtcgcactaatatacacacatatgcggtcctctccaaggtttctcatagtcattcaccgacgtcccactggggtgagtttttccttgcccgtatgtgggctctgtaccgaggatgtcgttgtggcttgtacagccctttgagacacttgtgatttagggctatataaataaacattgattgattgattgattgattcattcattcattttgtgtgccgATGGAAGCGACGTGAGTGAATTGTGAAGAGTAGTATATttctatagcacttttctctagccACTCAACGCGCTTCACATAGTGAAACACCTTTAaagtacatttaaaccagtgtgggtggcactgggagcaggtggttaggtctcttgcccaaggacacaacggcagtgactaggatggcggaagcggggaaccgagccaattttgatgacatcacttcctgtacacgctgtgtccttgggcaagacacttcacccttgctcctgatggctgctggttagcgccttgcatggcagctcccgccatcagtgtgtgaatgtgtgtgtgaatgggtgaatgtggaaatagtgtcaaagcgctttgagtaccttgaaggtagaaaagcgctatacaagtataacccatttatttatttacacgcgGTTACGGCCATTTTGGCCCTTTACGTCACATCTAATGGCGCACGAATTGGCTCGCAAATATGGAAGAAACACGTCCACATTTGCAATCGTTATAAAAAAAGAACGGTTAtacgaccccgaaaggaacaagcggtagaaaatggatggatggatgtatatatggttGCTGACTTTGCCAAAAGGGTTTAatatagagataaatgctttaaaatgtaatatcgtaaattatcggtatgggtttcaaagagtaaaatgtatgacttttgaaaaggccgctgtgtacacggacgtagggagaagtacagagcgccaataaaccttaaaggcactgcctttgtgtgccggcccagtcacataatatctacggcttttcacacacacaagtgaatgcaatcatacttggtcaacagccatacaggtcacactgagggtgaccgtataaacaagtttaacactgttacaaatatgcgccgcactgtgaacccacaccaaacaagaatgacaaacacatttcgggagaacatccgcaccgtaacacaacataaacacaacagaacaaatgcccagaaccccttgcggcactaactcttccgggatgctacaatatacaccccccgcgaccccctacctttttttattgaattaagtaacgtttatgacaacctttttccaaaacaatatagaatgtgagatataacaggatcatgcatacatttatcatttgttttcaaaacgcttacacaaaagtgggaccccaaacatttactgtgggaccccatttttatgacttgatggggtccctgggaccccattttgaaaattcctaacaccaacactgatggagtgaagtgaagtgaattacatttatatagcgcttttctctagtgactcaaagcgcttttacattgtgaaacccaatatctaagttacatttcaaccagtgtgggtggcactgggagcaggtgggtaaagtgtcttgcccgaggacacaacggcagtgactaggatggcggaagcggggatcgaacctggaaccctgaagttgctggcacggccactctaccaaccgagctataccgccccagatggagtattggtgcgtgcaaaagaaCAGCACGCACCAACAGCACgtgccggttctaatactaatcaaatatcatggggggccatagatcattccgcgggccttgactttgacacctagaTTATTAAAAAAAGCCGCAAACATTCACCGACACAAAGTGAAATGGAATttcctttgtttttaatgtagcaACATGGTTGGTAACGTTTTGGAAAGCACCAAAATCAAGCagacttatgtgtgtgtgtgcgctagagatgcgcggtttgcggacacaattATCCgcaggtcgggcggatgcatgacgaaaaaaatagattttaaatagattcgggcgggtggcggttgaaccaattcggaaatatatatacatagttaaatgttgttacccacatacgaaaaacgagcagcactctttgaaacaggcaattattcatcaggcactgctgcagctgtcacgccaaatttcttccccccttacaaaaacctccccccccccccccccatttacttccggggctgcgtccaataaagtcacaaagttgccgggggtccttaaccggcatgcgactgtcctgtttcgcgcctgtacaaaaaaaaaccaataatcgatttcttcagattccagcagctgtcaaagacgaagtatccttccagcaacgggcagtcaaagccgaagtgctatcgatcgctgtcaatgacgtaagaggaaacatgaccacggaagtaaatgggggggggggggggggggggaggtttttgtagggggaagaaatttggcgtgacacagcacaccacaacacaacacagcagaagaagaagaaaaaaataaaaagatggcaacgccggcagcaaacgtggtacgcgacaaactaaaaaagggaatactaaagaccaggggaaaaaaataccaataatAGTCAACAGTTTcgtaatggaaatgacaataatattataataatgataaataatatcatcatgcattaatatctcttagcctctaatgcgtggccaagagatattaatgtgtggcacgcattgaatgtctctgctgcattggatcagtctcctttctttaacaggcaaaagctttctaacctcactaatgccttgcatcgtctatattagatatataacaacgggcgggtggcgggcggttgtggttttgataaaatgttagttcgggtggatggcgggtggatgacgacttttgtgatgcggttgcggatgaaataattgcctatccgcgcatctctaatgtgCGCACGCATTGACAGTTACCTGTAAGCTGGCTGTTGTTGTcttgtttggataaaaaaaataattgttcagCCATTACTCCCTTGTTATGTCGCTttgatatacatacacattatagtgtcttcaaacaGTACTTTTTCTTTAATGAAATAGGGATTTTTgttgaggctagaaccaattattcatgtttacattgatttttaTGGGGACCTCTGCTTCACAATATAAACTTTTCAGTGTGCGAACCATGTTaatgaaccaattaagtttgtaaatcgaggttccactataTAACTGAACATTACACATCattaagagacaaactacataaaAAGACTAGAAGAAGAATAGCTGGCCGCTTCTCAAAGTCAAAAACAATGTTTGATGAGGGGGACATTTTGACCGCGAAACTAAttattttatttggaaaaattttaaataaatgaaaatgcgATTATGtgactatggctatgagtttATGCTTAAAAATAATAGTTCATTAACAGCTTTCGGTCCCCAGGAGCGTAGGATTGCCCAGCAGAGGGAGACATTGAAGAGGGAGCAAGAGACAGTGGAGAAGATTGCAGCCCGGGCCTACACCCATCATTACCTGGCTGACCTTGTACCCACTGTCTTTAAGTCTCTAAGGACCCACGGCTTTTTCCATGACCCCGTGGAGAAAGGTGGTGAAAAGTACCACTCAGTAAGCTTAGGTTCAAGCTGAAGTGTTGAAACTGTGGTGCGCTTCTGATTTCAGATATTGAGACAAACTTCTTTCCATGGCTGATGGCTGAGGTTCACAGCAACTTAGACAAGAGAAATACAGCAAGGGAGCTTTTAGACAGTAAGTCTGAAAGCATCACAACAGCATGTTACCTTTAAAATAACATGAGAAGGAGGCCTGGGTTGTTAAACAGTTCTTACTATTACAGTATTGTAATAATGGCTGAAAAGTAAGTTGCACAATATAACACTAGGGGGGGCTCTGGTCAGCTATTTAAGGATTACCCGCTCAGTTCTCTCACTCGTTTGGCTGCTACACAGCCATCTAGTGGCCATTTTTAGTTATTACAAATGTTAAATGATTATTGTTGAGattttaacgttttttttaaatgacctgcTTTTTTATTTCAGCACTCATCCAGGATGTGGTCCAGAAAAAACTGCCACTCTACACACAAATGGAGTCACAACAAGATGACAAGTAGAGGGATGTATTATAGTAACTACCAAAAAAAGATCATGAatacttttttttctcttccaTTTTTGTGTTCCAAAAGCTCTTTCGTTCACCTTATTTGTAGACGTGAGTAAACAGACATTTGTCTCAGGCATGCAGTGTTCATACATTAAATACATGCTTTGATATACAActaataaatcaggggtgtccaaactttttccactgagggccgcgcactgaaaaaaatcaaagcacgcgggggccattttgatataatttcattttcaaaacctatatgtcaagttccacttattgactccgtaaagacaccaggacaactcggatttccaattgatcaactttatttatccaactttttggctttgttggtttcttttctgttgatcttcattcaatcaggttgttaaccttcgaacacaagtgttaacaatggaaaaacaatatatgtacaggtatttacaaaaaggttcaaattcaactgactcaaacaggtattaattttaaagttaaatttgcaaacttttaaatactattgtttaaacttttaaattatttaacattacttttcaaaaggactctagacacttagattaaatgcatgtgaatgcactgtcaaattaaccagtttcagtaaaatgaaacaagtaaatcagaaaagtagttttagtcactttaaagaagtcaaaattaattgatcatttaatttaatcaatcaatcgtttaattacttaatcgttcactcaattaatcatttaactaatcatgcaattaagtaatcaatcatgtaaattcattaccatgatggaactgagtaaatccaccaaacggagtaaaggtaagtaaaaggtaagtataattagcttaattaataaggtagcttaattagtaaggtaagtataaaggtaagtataattagcttaactttaagcaaaagttttaacatttttatccttcaactttgcttttatctttattacttttaactttgaaccataatctttgactttttatccctttaaattgagcttatttaacaattcaattaactcaagctttttaattatcaaacagtaagaaaatacccagatgcaatcaatgctcaaggttggagtaaatttgctgtggttcaaactaaaaacaatttaagacaggtaagtaaaccaacatgtcaaggtgagttttaacaaataagcatttcagcatattgcaaagtgggtatattcaccgaccattggtgtgttggaagtcttttaaagatggatcttgtagatttttgcgtcttgccgctctgcttgcttgcatgaaatgagacagcaccaccattccttaacagctgccttgaatcagccaattggtggccatcttgaccttggtgttctgggaaatgtagttctttctggtacttcaccaaggagtaagattaaggaggagacagctccttacttccagggcagggacacttcattcacactgagtttcaactccacaccTCCCACTTGGCCCTCATGGTTTTCAAAACCCAATGGGGTCACACAGGTCCTTCTTTCCTTTGTTCTTCAATGGGAATTAGAATGATGAGGCGTCTGACATCCCTATGCAGGATTGTTGCTGGGATTTGATGTCTGAGCCTCTTGGTTTTCGTGGTCGGTTTTTCTTTGTCGCTTGTCTTCTTGATGGGGACAGGATAGCTGGGAAAGGTCCTCACAAGCACGTCTCTTACGATGCCTTTGCTGTCCGTATTGGCTCTGACTACTCTGGCCAGCTTGTACTGTCCTCTCAGGGCATTTTGGTCAGCCAACCAGACCACATCTCCGACAGAAACATTTCGCTCTTTGGTGTGCCATTTGTTTCTTATGAAGAGGTTGGGTCCAGCTAGTTGGCTCCATTTCTTCCAGAATTTGGTGACTTCAGCTTGAATCACTTGCAGTCTTTTATAAGGATAGCGATCAAACTGGAAGTCTCCAGGATCTCCCCTAGGGTTGGCACGCCCTAGGAGCAGAGAGTTCGGGGTGATGAATTCCACACAGTCTTCCCTGCTTTGAGTTCTTGCATCGATTGGTCGCTCATTTGCAAGGTTGGCAGCCATGTAGAGGAAGGTTTGAAATTCACCCCAGGTGAAGACACCATCTCCGCCGA
Coding sequences within it:
- the rsph3 gene encoding radial spoke head protein 3 homolog isoform X2 translates to MAACQKDTNETYTFSSRPRPVENRSKYREPPTEKAISSNYGNIMYDRRVIRGNTYAQRFMSAMVQDDQVEIQRQQEIRRRAVDRKKKIREPLRSATPEAVEGRKHNVVQTELYLEELSCIIHVSHTECQTDPLLDRPASPLFIPTKSGEDVATQVEEGELFDFDREVQPLLEVLVGKTIEQSLLEVMEEEELARLRAQQRAFEELRNAELAEVQRLQEQERRRREEKERRIAQQRETLKREQETVEKIAARAYTHHYLADLVPTVFKSLRTHGFFHDPVEKDIETNFFPWLMAEVHSNLDKRNTARELLDTLIQDVVQKKLPLYTQMESQQDDK
- the rsph3 gene encoding radial spoke head protein 3 homolog isoform X1 encodes the protein MALVSHSQKDTNETYTFSSRPRPVENRSKYREPPTEKAISSNYGNIMYDRRVIRGNTYAQRFMSAMVQDDQVEIQRQQEIRRRAVDRKKKIREPLRSATPEAVEGRKHNVVQTELYLEELSCIIHVSHTECQTDPLLDRPASPLFIPTKSGEDVATQVEEGELFDFDREVQPLLEVLVGKTIEQSLLEVMEEEELARLRAQQRAFEELRNAELAEVQRLQEQERRRREEKERRIAQQRETLKREQETVEKIAARAYTHHYLADLVPTVFKSLRTHGFFHDPVEKDIETNFFPWLMAEVHSNLDKRNTARELLDTLIQDVVQKKLPLYTQMESQQDDK